From Pseudobdellovibrio exovorus JSS, a single genomic window includes:
- a CDS encoding M14 family zinc carboxypeptidase, translating to MPESDTVMLDTIIGLFMLVSPSATNYDKVVQTLQQIEAQNPAAAQVITIGVNDQGVPIQGLKIGNGPVASLVVGTHHGNEYGSTAVALGVAESFAKNPVDGQTVYIIPVLNISGYNRNSRFETGLKGSQDPNRDYSGPCKRGAIFNLKSTKALADLLEEKNIQISATLHTYWPAVAYPWGISTRDTDIPQRDQYIELAKAATQESNYQVGNSTQLLYAADGAFEDYAYWKHGIWSLLFELGFSHSPSPSAIQTMIEVNVPGIRRFLETSPKQRVTDHLFTGRCDRGVLQRLILE from the coding sequence TTGCCAGAAAGCGATACAGTCATGCTAGATACGATCATCGGCCTTTTTATGTTGGTGAGCCCGAGCGCAACCAACTATGACAAAGTAGTTCAAACCCTACAGCAAATCGAAGCGCAAAACCCAGCTGCAGCTCAGGTTATCACTATTGGTGTGAATGATCAGGGTGTGCCTATTCAAGGTTTAAAGATTGGTAACGGTCCTGTAGCTTCTTTGGTTGTCGGAACTCACCATGGGAATGAGTATGGTTCAACAGCTGTAGCTTTAGGCGTAGCGGAAAGCTTCGCGAAAAATCCAGTTGATGGACAAACAGTCTATATTATTCCTGTTCTTAATATCTCAGGTTACAATCGCAACAGTCGCTTTGAAACAGGGCTGAAGGGCTCTCAGGATCCTAATCGTGATTACTCTGGTCCTTGCAAAAGAGGAGCTATTTTCAATTTAAAATCGACAAAAGCTTTAGCTGATCTTTTGGAAGAAAAGAATATTCAAATCTCGGCAACATTACACACGTACTGGCCTGCAGTGGCTTATCCGTGGGGGATTTCAACTCGTGATACAGATATCCCACAGCGCGATCAATATATTGAATTAGCAAAAGCAGCAACACAAGAAAGCAATTACCAAGTTGGAAACAGCACGCAGTTGCTTTATGCCGCTGATGGTGCCTTTGAAGATTATGCTTACTGGAAGCATGGTATTTGGTCGTTGTTATTTGAGTTAGGCTTTTCGCACAGCCCAAGTCCATCGGCAATTCAAACGATGATAGAAGTGAATGTCCCAGGTATTCGCAGATTCTTAGAAACATCACCGAAACAACGTGTGACAGACCATCTGTTTACAGGCCGTTGTGATCGCGGAGTGTTGCAGCGTTTGATCTTGGAGTAA
- a CDS encoding glycosyltransferase family 2 protein, with protein MTTKMKGCDIKNVSEQKIKIPITVTLIALNEERNIQRALSSVQWAEDIVVYDSGSTDNTIEIAKKMGARVVQGEWLGFGPSKRMAVQNAHCDWILSLDCDEEVDMALQQEIQKRLPDLNPKVAYKVPRLSYHMKRWIRHGGWYPDYQIRLFNRKFANWNEAKIHEKVEASSYEKFVSHLNHYVFLNVADQVRTNNKYSSLQAQEMWDRGKRFSLFHFLTKPYVKFVECYFWKLGLLDGWAGYVIARNAAYSVYLKWVKLKELEG; from the coding sequence TTGACAACAAAGATGAAAGGTTGTGACATAAAAAATGTGAGTGAGCAAAAGATCAAAATTCCTATTACTGTGACCCTGATTGCTTTGAATGAAGAGCGTAATATTCAACGAGCCCTATCGTCTGTTCAGTGGGCGGAAGATATTGTGGTGTATGATTCCGGCTCTACAGATAACACGATCGAGATTGCTAAAAAAATGGGCGCACGAGTCGTGCAAGGGGAATGGTTAGGGTTTGGTCCTAGTAAAAGAATGGCTGTTCAAAATGCTCACTGTGATTGGATCCTCTCTTTGGACTGTGATGAAGAAGTCGATATGGCTTTACAGCAAGAGATACAAAAAAGACTTCCTGATTTGAATCCTAAGGTAGCCTACAAAGTTCCTCGGCTGTCTTATCACATGAAGCGTTGGATTCGTCATGGTGGTTGGTATCCCGATTATCAGATCAGGCTGTTCAACAGAAAATTTGCGAATTGGAATGAAGCTAAAATTCATGAAAAAGTGGAAGCGAGTTCTTATGAAAAATTTGTATCTCACTTAAATCACTATGTATTCTTAAATGTTGCAGATCAGGTTCGCACGAATAATAAATACTCTTCATTGCAGGCGCAAGAAATGTGGGATCGAGGGAAGCGATTCTCTCTGTTTCATTTTTTAACAAAGCCTTATGTAAAATTTGTTGAATGCTATTTCTGGAAGTTGGGTCTTTTAGATGGCTGGGCGGGATATGTAATCGCACGGAATGCGGCCTATTCGGTTTACCTAAAATGGGTTAAACTGAAAGAGCTGGAGGGTTAA
- a CDS encoding rod shape-determining protein, producing MFNWLFGSSSGSADIYIDLGTANTLIAVKDKGIVLNEPSQVMVTENSLKRRKILGVGLEGVEISKNNPGHIITIKPIRDGVIADFDATRAMLKYFIGKVIKSHSLSRPSIVVSLPYGVTEVEKKSVIETCRSSGASKTYLIDEPMAAAIGAGLPIKEASGQMIIDIGGGTTEIAVIALADIVYCEALRLGGHKFDENIIRYIKETKNLVISETTAEFLKIELGTALPKKNITSCEIEGRDLDTGFTRKQVVTSEEVGQALSDSIQQIVHGILNALENTPPELVSDIIGNGITLAGGGALIKELPAKIEAEVRIPVRVVEYPLIAIAIGGEKVLSDPDLLDKIQLEV from the coding sequence ATGTTTAATTGGTTATTCGGATCTTCTTCCGGCAGCGCAGATATCTACATTGATCTTGGAACAGCCAACACTCTTATCGCCGTTAAGGACAAAGGCATCGTTTTAAATGAGCCAAGTCAGGTGATGGTTACCGAGAACAGTCTTAAACGTCGTAAAATTTTAGGCGTTGGCCTTGAAGGCGTCGAGATCTCGAAAAACAATCCTGGACATATTATCACCATTAAACCGATTCGCGATGGCGTGATCGCCGACTTCGATGCAACACGGGCTATGCTCAAATACTTCATCGGTAAAGTTATTAAAAGCCACTCTTTATCACGCCCTTCCATTGTTGTTTCTTTGCCTTATGGCGTAACCGAAGTGGAAAAGAAATCTGTTATTGAAACCTGCCGTTCATCTGGAGCTAGCAAAACTTATTTGATTGATGAGCCTATGGCTGCGGCTATCGGCGCCGGACTTCCAATCAAAGAAGCCTCTGGGCAAATGATCATTGATATTGGCGGTGGAACAACAGAGATAGCCGTCATTGCCTTGGCTGATATCGTCTACTGTGAAGCCTTACGATTAGGCGGTCACAAGTTTGATGAAAATATCATTCGCTATATTAAAGAAACTAAAAATTTAGTGATCTCGGAAACGACTGCTGAGTTTTTAAAAATTGAATTGGGTACAGCTTTACCAAAAAAGAATATCACCAGCTGCGAAATCGAAGGCCGCGACTTAGACACTGGTTTTACTCGCAAACAAGTGGTGACTTCCGAGGAAGTTGGTCAGGCTCTTTCGGATTCAATTCAACAAATTGTCCATGGTATTTTGAATGCATTGGAAAACACTCCTCCTGAGTTGGTTTCTGATATTATCGGTAATGGAATCACCCTTGCTGGTGGTGGAGCCCTGATAAAAGAACTCCCAGCCAAAATCGAGGCCGAGGTCCGCATCCCCGTTCGCGTGGTGGAATATCCGTTAATCGCTATTGCTATTGGGGGCGAAAAAGTTCTTTCAGATCCAGATCTTTTAGACAAGATCCAGCTCGAAGTTTAA
- the metG gene encoding methionine--tRNA ligase: MTTLVKNSTKRQIVMTCALPYANGPIHLGHMIEHIEADIYARFQKMRGHECIFICADDTHGTPIMIKAREQGITPEQLIARSFDDHCKDFSDFNIQFDHYGSTNSDENRQLCELFYERMSAGQHVHKKPIEQLYCEHDKMFLPDRFVKGTCPKCKTTDQYGDSCDSCGATYSPQDLIGPGCSLCGTPPVKKSSDHIFFKLNSFKEYLKEWLPQHTSSEISKKMMEWFNEDLRDWDISRDEPYFGFAIPGEKGKYFYVWVDAPMGYVSSLDQWAKKNNRQLSEFWSADSKTEIYHFIGKDIVYFHTLFWPALLKSAGFKSPTGINVHGHVMVNGEKMSKSKGTFIAARVYLNHLDPQFLRYYYATKINGSIDDMDLNFDDFTSRVNSDLVGKIVNLASRGAQMLSKKMDSTMSTPDEAGLKVLSQIDHHAEQIAKYYDVRDFAKATTLIRECAEITNKYFDEKAPWKTLETDPAGTKQVLTTTLNAFRKIAIFLQPVLPAMAQQVATLLGERSYVWNDHTAMLTNHKVNDYVHLAQRVDPEKIKSMIEEQKQIYAAVEKPKKPATAATSVKGAKAETAAPTEIEFEDFAKIDLRIAQIIEAEEIKEADKLLRLKVELESGNTKQIIAGIKSAYSAEKLLGRKVLICANLKPRKMKFGISEGMVLAAGDGGTDLFVLSADEGAKAGSKVK, from the coding sequence ATGACGACTCTGGTAAAAAATTCTACAAAACGACAAATCGTAATGACCTGCGCACTTCCTTATGCCAATGGCCCTATTCACTTAGGTCACATGATCGAACATATCGAGGCTGATATTTACGCTCGCTTTCAAAAAATGCGTGGACACGAGTGTATTTTTATTTGTGCCGACGATACACACGGAACTCCGATCATGATTAAAGCGCGCGAACAGGGCATCACACCTGAGCAATTAATCGCGCGCTCTTTTGATGACCACTGTAAAGATTTTTCTGATTTTAATATTCAATTCGATCACTACGGCTCGACTAACTCAGATGAAAACCGCCAATTATGTGAACTCTTTTACGAGCGCATGAGCGCAGGACAACATGTTCACAAGAAGCCTATCGAACAACTTTACTGTGAACATGACAAAATGTTCCTACCGGATCGCTTCGTTAAAGGGACCTGTCCTAAATGTAAAACCACCGATCAATATGGTGACTCATGCGACTCTTGCGGAGCCACATACTCACCACAGGATTTAATTGGGCCGGGCTGTTCTTTATGCGGAACGCCTCCCGTAAAAAAATCTTCAGATCACATATTCTTTAAGCTAAATAGCTTTAAAGAATATCTAAAAGAGTGGCTTCCCCAACACACCTCATCTGAAATATCTAAAAAGATGATGGAGTGGTTTAATGAAGATCTACGCGATTGGGATATCTCGCGCGATGAGCCTTACTTCGGTTTTGCAATCCCTGGCGAAAAAGGAAAGTATTTCTACGTTTGGGTAGATGCCCCAATGGGATATGTTTCGTCGCTAGATCAGTGGGCCAAGAAAAATAATCGCCAATTGAGTGAGTTCTGGTCTGCCGATTCTAAAACAGAAATTTACCACTTTATCGGAAAAGATATCGTCTACTTCCATACGCTTTTTTGGCCCGCGTTGCTGAAAAGTGCCGGATTCAAATCACCAACAGGAATCAACGTCCATGGACACGTGATGGTGAATGGCGAAAAGATGAGTAAGTCTAAAGGGACTTTTATTGCAGCACGAGTGTATTTGAACCATCTTGACCCACAATTTTTACGTTATTATTACGCAACAAAAATCAATGGCAGCATTGATGATATGGATTTAAATTTTGATGACTTCACTTCGCGCGTGAACTCAGATCTTGTTGGTAAAATTGTCAATCTAGCATCCCGTGGTGCACAAATGCTTTCTAAAAAAATGGATAGCACTATGAGCACTCCGGATGAAGCTGGATTAAAAGTGCTTAGCCAGATTGACCATCATGCCGAACAGATTGCTAAGTATTATGATGTGCGCGATTTTGCAAAAGCCACCACTTTGATTCGTGAGTGCGCTGAAATCACCAATAAGTACTTTGATGAAAAAGCTCCGTGGAAGACGTTAGAAACCGATCCCGCTGGGACCAAACAAGTTTTAACCACGACTTTAAATGCTTTTAGAAAAATAGCCATCTTCCTACAGCCTGTCTTGCCAGCTATGGCCCAACAGGTAGCCACATTGCTAGGTGAAAGATCTTACGTTTGGAACGATCACACTGCTATGCTGACAAATCACAAAGTTAATGACTACGTTCATTTAGCTCAGCGTGTGGACCCAGAAAAAATTAAGTCTATGATCGAAGAGCAAAAGCAAATCTACGCAGCCGTTGAAAAACCGAAAAAACCTGCTACTGCCGCTACTTCAGTCAAAGGTGCCAAAGCAGAAACCGCAGCTCCTACTGAAATTGAATTTGAAGACTTTGCTAAGATTGATTTACGTATTGCTCAAATTATTGAAGCCGAAGAAATCAAAGAAGCCGATAAGTTGCTTCGCCTTAAAGTCGAGCTAGAATCAGGTAACACAAAACAAATTATTGCCGGAATTAAATCTGCTTACTCGGCAGAAAAACTATTGGGTCGCAAAGTTTTGATCTGCGCCAACCTTAAACCGCGCAAGATGAAGTTCGGCATCAGCGAAGGAATGGTTCTAGCCGCTGGAGATGGCGGAACTGATTTATTCGTTTTGTCTGCGGATGAAGGTGCTAAAGCTGGCAGTAAAGTAAAATAA
- a CDS encoding TrmH family RNA methyltransferase: MSTKAKLEEIYNLFQGLEMDSRDGQFDEPLLEHLISCITELEKSEDPILQKLSKYKTHLNPQMTLRHFSTIAVPFERYLKKTVQDDDFLVSSTDRDHLVTERVPLHFVVDNMRSAFNVGSIFRTADTLGAKKIWLTGYTPTPHQPQVEKSALGAAFIMDWQTTSFTQAIEELKAAGTYIIALETSAKALDIGYPYQENKPMAFVIGNERFGLDADQLALCDEIRRIPTFGIKNSLNAATAAAIAGYEWRKQWNESKIKV, from the coding sequence ATGTCGACAAAAGCTAAATTAGAAGAAATATACAATTTGTTTCAAGGTCTCGAGATGGACTCTCGGGATGGACAATTTGATGAACCCCTACTTGAACATTTAATTAGCTGTATTACGGAATTAGAAAAGTCAGAGGATCCTATCCTGCAAAAATTGTCTAAGTACAAAACTCATTTGAATCCTCAGATGACACTGCGACACTTTTCAACCATTGCAGTTCCCTTCGAACGCTATCTAAAAAAGACTGTGCAAGACGATGACTTTTTAGTTTCCAGTACGGACCGCGATCACCTTGTCACTGAGCGCGTACCCCTACATTTTGTTGTCGATAATATGAGGTCTGCATTTAATGTGGGCTCTATCTTTAGAACCGCAGACACTTTAGGAGCGAAAAAAATCTGGCTAACAGGTTACACGCCTACTCCGCACCAACCTCAGGTGGAAAAGTCAGCCTTGGGTGCGGCGTTTATTATGGATTGGCAAACCACTAGTTTTACCCAAGCCATTGAAGAGTTAAAAGCAGCAGGCACATATATTATCGCACTGGAAACATCAGCAAAAGCCTTGGACATCGGTTACCCTTATCAAGAAAATAAACCTATGGCGTTTGTCATTGGAAATGAAAGATTTGGGCTTGATGCGGATCAATTGGCTCTCTGTGATGAAATTCGCCGAATTCCTACATTTGGAATAAAGAATTCTTTGAATGCCGCCACCGCCGCTGCTATTGCTGGATATGAGTGGCGCAAACAGTGGAATGAAAGCAAAATCAAAGTTTGA
- the tsaA gene encoding tRNA (N6-threonylcarbamoyladenosine(37)-N6)-methyltransferase TrmO: MILKPIGYFKSQQKESYQAGRQPDPLGLHGTIQLSSGENYEQALQDLIGCSHIWLIFGFHHNPNWKPLVQTPRSDRKIGVFATRAPYRPNPIGLSLVKLIDIKNLEIEVGENDLLDGSPIYDIKPYHPEHDVAEDAHIEWLESSLVQKHQISFSPLVESQLEFLEGHGLRELKAFILRQLEYDPTNSDKKRVTSNGHYWTLAYRTWRIDFSLSEKQIGILSIRSGYTDEELQDLNTDTYQDKETHRLFSREF; the protein is encoded by the coding sequence ATGATTTTAAAACCGATCGGATATTTTAAATCCCAACAGAAAGAATCCTATCAGGCCGGCCGACAACCCGATCCACTAGGACTACACGGAACAATTCAACTCAGTTCCGGTGAAAATTATGAACAGGCCTTGCAAGATCTGATTGGCTGTTCCCATATCTGGCTGATTTTCGGCTTTCACCACAATCCGAATTGGAAACCGCTAGTGCAGACTCCGCGTTCGGACCGCAAAATCGGTGTATTCGCCACTCGGGCACCTTACCGCCCTAACCCGATCGGCCTGAGTCTGGTTAAGTTGATCGATATTAAAAACCTAGAAATTGAAGTCGGCGAAAATGATCTGCTGGATGGTTCACCGATTTACGACATTAAGCCTTATCATCCTGAACATGATGTGGCCGAAGATGCTCATATCGAATGGCTTGAAAGTTCTTTAGTTCAAAAGCATCAAATTTCATTTTCCCCTTTAGTCGAATCACAGCTAGAGTTCTTAGAAGGACATGGCCTACGAGAGTTAAAAGCTTTTATTCTTCGCCAATTGGAATATGATCCCACCAACTCTGATAAAAAACGTGTCACGTCCAATGGGCACTACTGGACACTGGCTTATCGCACATGGCGTATTGATTTCAGTTTATCAGAGAAACAAATAGGTATTCTTTCCATTCGTTCGGGTTACACCGACGAAGAACTGCAAGACCTGAACACCGATACCTATCAAGACAAAGAAACTCATCGCCTTTTTAGTCGCGAGTTCTAA